From the Betaproteobacteria bacterium genome, the window CGCTGCCAGAGCCAAGGGCAGCAGACCGACGAAGGCGAGGAAGGGGATAGTACGACGCTGAAGCATGGAAACCTCCCGAGCGCATTAAGGCTTCCACCCTACATATAGTGACTATTATTGTCAATAGTCACTCACAAAATTATGGAGCTAGGCTACGCAGAACCAAGTTTGATAGTTGCGCTGGCGCCTCGTCGATGAGGTCGAGATTGTGCTGGAGCAGGAGTGGATTCGCATACGGGTGCACGACTAGATAGATTGCATGCACCGTCTCGTCCAGCGGCGTTTTGCGTTCGAACTCGCCGGTCTCCCGACCTTCACGGATCACGTCCGTCAGGAGCTGCCTGATGCGATCAGCGTAGGCGCGGGCGGACGGCCACCCCTCCCCGGCGGAGTGCGCGGCGATGTCGTGCAGCATGCGATCATTGAAGAAGAGACTCGCGCCAGACGACGTTAAAGTCTTGAACATACG encodes:
- a CDS encoding TetR/AcrR family transcriptional regulator, which produces MSEITSAPQSRGPADHNVREQIVAAAGEHFSRYGYEKTTVSDLAKAIGFSKAYIYKFFDSKQAIGEAICAKTLSTILAAVEEAVAGASTPTDKFRRMFKTLTSSGASLFFNDRMLHDIAAHSAGEGWPSARAYADRIRQLLTDVIREGRETGEFERKTPLDETVHAIYLVVHPYANPLLLQHNLDLIDEAPAQLSNLVLRSLAP